The genomic segment TCTTCGATGCTCGGTGTCGTTCCGATTCGTGGAGACTAGGGTTCAGCAAGTTGACTGTGCAACAGATCCCCGAATGCCAGAGCTTCTGTTGAGGTAGCGACAACTCCACCTCATGCATGTGTCGTTCATGTGACACCGACGCCTTTCGCGGGCCCGGCGACGGCGGAATTCAGCCGGTTCCGGTTGTCTTCGGGCCGTTCTCCTCGCCCGGCGCCGTCCGGACGCCGTCCGGGGGGCCGGCAGCGGCCGGATCCGTGTCCCCGCAGGAGGTCGCGGTGACAGGTGCGGCGCCGCCGGAAGCGGCCGCCGTACTGAGATCAGGACCGGTCGCCAGCATCGCGAGCAGCGGTGAGGGCAGATACTGTGCCGTCACATCGCCGTATCCCAGGGCGTCGAGCGCCGCTCGGTCGGCCACGCGGTACTTGATGCCGTCGTCACCCACCAGATACGTCGTGTCGCCTACCCGCCCGCCCGCCGCTCCCAGGGCCCTCACCAGAACCCCGTGACCGGGCCGGGCGACGACCGCGTCCACCGCCAGGCACGGTGCCGACGCCCGGTCCGAGGTGCCCTGCGCGACGGGCGTCAGCGAGTCCACCGGCACCACGGCCGACGTGACCCGGGTGCCCCCGGCGTCGGTGCCCACCCGGGTACAGACAGCGGAGCCGTCCGCCACGGAAACCGCCTTGGGCGGACTGTCCGGCAGCCCCTCGACCGACGCGCCCCTGCTCGCCGTGGCAGGCGCCTGGTGATCGCCGAGGACATCGGCGCCGATCTGCCGGGCCGCCGGAGAACCACCCCCGTACGCCTTCTCCCGGGTGGCCGGATCGCCCAGGACGAGAGCCGTCCCCGTGGTCGTCAGCGGTACGAGTCCCTCGGACCGGAGCTGGTACTGCTGGGTCCCGGAACCGGGCAGCCGCACGGTGAAGACCTGGCCCACCCGGGTCGCCGAACCGCCCAGCGAGGGCCCGGCGGAACCCAGCCCCGGCACGGCCCGAGGAGCAAGGTCGGGACCCGCCACCAAGGCGTCCAGGAAGGCCGCCGACACGGGTCGTGGCGCCACCGACCCGTAGCCGAGGGAGAGGACCGCGCCGGACTTCGCGTCGAGCCGCAGCCGGCTGCCCTGCCACACCAGGTACATCGCCTCGTCGGGGCCACGCACCACCACGGCCGACCCCTCGCCGAGCGGCGCGGCCTCCACCGGAGCCCCGGTCACGACCGCCGTCACGGCCTGGTCCCGGCGTCCCCCCGCGGGGCCGGCTTCCGCCTTCACCGCGGAACACACCTGCCAGGCGCCGGTCTCCAGCTCACCGGTGCCGGGCACCGTGTCGGGCGCCCCGGAAATGCCCACCGTGGCCCCCACGGGGGTGTCCCGCAGCGAAGCCGTTCCCACACTCGTGGTGGCCAGGCCGGCACCGCCGATCAGCAGGGCGGAGGAGTAGTTGCGCACCGGCCGCAGCCGCCCGCCGATGAAGAGATACCGGGCGCCCGTCTCCTTGTTCACGATCAAGGTGTCGCCGCTCCGCCACGAGTCCTTCCCGCCGGGGGAGATGAGACCGAACACCACCGCCCCTGCCGACAGCAGCACGGCGATGACCAGTCCGATCACCGCTCCCCGGGTGGTGCGCCCCAACGGGCTCTCGGCGGCGTCCGGATCGGCGAGCAGCATCCCGGAAGTGAGCCGCCCCATGATGAAGGAGTGGGCCTGCGCCTGATCGCGCTTCGATTGCATCGTCGCCTGCTTCCTGGCTCAGCCGGTGAGGGCGCGCAGCGCGCCGAAGACGCCCAGGACCCAGAGCGTCAAGGGCAGCAGACCGATCGCGAGCAGCGAGTGCAGCAGCTCCGCCGCCCGCCCCCAGTAGGGGACCATCCGGCGCCCGGGAACGGTCCAGGTCGCGATGGCGAGGGCCGCCGCCAGGGCCGTCAGCCCGACCACCAGCAGAGGGCGGTCGGACGAGGGGGCGCTTCCCGCCAGGGAGAGCGTCAGAAGAGCCGCTCCCCAGGCGCCGGGCACCACGAGCGTCAGGCGCTGACGGACGTTCACCATGCCCCGCCCGTGCATCAGGAGGAGCAGGGAGAGTGCCACGGCCGTCAGCGATTCCGGCAGGTCGGGGTTGAGGGCGAGCGTCGCGAGGCAGCCCGCGCAGATCACCCCGGTCGCCGCGTAGAGCGCGGTCATCCACTTGCTCGCGAGCTCTGTCCGGGTCGCCACGTCGGGACCGCCGTAGGGCTCGATGCCTTCCTGGAGTTCCCGCGCGTTCGTCGGCAGGGCCGGCATGCGCATTCCCGCCAACTTGAACGAGAGGGCAGGCACGAAACCGCCGAAGAGGACCACCACGGCGGCGACCGCGCCCGCGGAGTCGTCCACGGCGAGGCCCAGCACGGTCATCAGGGCTCCGGCGGCCGCCGAGGCGAGTGCCACCACGGCGGAGGCGAGGAACAGGGGCGTGTACACCGCCACCATCGCCAGCCCGAGGACGGCGCCTCCGGCCCACGCGGCTCCTGCCGCGAGCAGCCGGGCGCCGAACACCTCATGGCCCTGCGGGCCCGTGATCTCACCGCCCGGCAGCAGCCAGCCCGCCAGCGCGAGGCAGGGGGCCGCCATGAAGGCGAGCGTCGCGCCGGTCGCGGCGTCACCGACCGCACGGCCCGCCGACGCGGCGCCGGCGAGCAGGACCAACCCCACCGCCCCCGCGGTGGCGGCGCGCACCGCGGCGGAACCGCCGGGCCGGCACAGCACCAGCAGCGCGACGACCAGCACCACGACGATCAGGGCCCGCAACAGCCGCCGGCCGGCCTCCGGGGTCCACCCGTGCAGTCGGTCCCGGGTCACCGCGGCGATGCCGTCGACCAGATCGTCCAGACGGACTTCGGGCAAGGCGTCGGTGTGCGGACGCAGATAGAGGACGTCTCCGTCCTTGAGAGCGAGAGCGCCCAGGGTGCTCTCCTCGTCCAGGGCTTTGCCGCCCAGCAGTTGCAGCACCCAGCCGTCGTGCTCCAGGCCGTTCTCCTCCACTTCCTCACCGGCGTAGCGCAGTACGGTGGGCAGGAGGTCGGCCACCGGCACGTCGGCCGGTACGGCCAGGTCGATGGTTCTGGCCGGTGCGCGCACGGTCAGGCGGCAGAGGCCCGCGACGGAACTTTCGGACATCGGGGGGATCACTTCTCCCAGTGCGTGGCCGGAGGGGGATGCGTGAGTCGATCGGATGCAGACCCCGAAGGGTGTTTTCGAAGGCTAGTTGATCAAACGCGAACTCCGGGGGGCGGTTTGGACGCGTGAGTTGATCGGATGCAGACTACTGATCCTCGAACGGACTCGGTGAACGGCCCCTTTCCCCGGCCGCCTTCGAGGTCCGACCACCGGCAGTGCCCTAAGGAGCCCGTGCGTTGAGTGTCGTACTGATACGCCGCCCCGCCCGCCGCCGCGGACCCGACATGCCGGAGGGCGAGCTCAGCCTCCAGGAGCCGCCGACGCTCCCGGAGACCGTCCCCGACACCTCGGCCGTGTGGACGTACCTGCCGATGGCGATGATGTCCGTGTCGATGATGCTGATCTTCATCCGGCCCGGCGGATCCAACGGCGTCTTCACCTACCTCGCACTCGGCATGATGGTCATGGCGTCCGGAGCCATGATGATCGGCCAGGTGATGCGCAAGAGCGGCGACCGCAAGCAGCGGCTGCGCGGCGAACGCCGGGACTACCTGCGCTATCTCTCGCAGACCCGCCGCAAGGTGCAGCGCACCGTCGTCGAGCAGCAGCTCGCGCTGGCCTGGCGTCACCCCGCACCGGCCACCCTGCGCTCCATGGTGCGCACCACCCGCCTGTGGGAACGCCGCACGAAGGACGACGACTTCGGCGAAGTGCGCGTGGCGGTCGGCGACCAGCAGCTGTCGCTCCGGCTCACCCCCCTGTCCACCAAGCCGGTCGAGGACCTCGAACCGCTCTGCGCCCACGCGCTGCGCCGCTTCGTCCGCGCCTACAGCTCGGTTCCGGCACAGCCGATCGCGTTGTACCTGCGCACCTGGTCCCGGGTGCTGCTGCGCGGCGACGACCGGGCCCGCCGGTCCATGGTGCGGGCCGCCATCTGCCAACTCGCCACGTTCCACCCGCCGGAGGAGCTCTGGATCGCGGTCTGCGTCTCGGACGAGAACCGCCAGGAGTGGGAGTGGGCGAAGTGGCTGCCCCACAACCTGCACCCCCAGGAGCAGGACGGCGCCGGGCCCGCCCGGCTGATCGCCTCCACCGTCGCCGACCTGGAGGACCTGCTGGGCGCCGAATTCGCCGAGCGCCCGGCCTTCGACCCGGAGGCGTTGCCCGGCAGGGAGGAGCCCTTCACCGTGATCGTGGTCGACGGGGCCACCGTGCCCGCGGGCCACCGGATCGACGGGCCGGGTTTCCGCAACGCCGTCGTCCTCGACCTGTCGGGATCGCTCACCTGGCGGCCCGGCCGCAGCGGTCTGCGGCTCGACGTGACCCCCGACGCCGTCCGGCTGGTGCGCACCGACCGTGCCCGCAAGGAGCAGACCACCCTCCTCGGCCGTCCGGACAGCATGGGGCCGGTGGCCGCGGAGTCGCTGGCCAGGATGCTCGCGCCCTACCGGATGAGCCTCGCGGCGGACGCGGCGGAGCCGCTCGCCACCGACGTGCAACTGACCACCCTGCTCGGCATACCCGATCTGCACCGTCATGATCCGGCCACCTTCTGGCAGCGCAGCACCGGCGCCGCTCGGCTGCGCGTACCGATCGCGGTGGGCGCGGACGGCACACCCGTCGAACTCGACATCAAGGAGTCCGCACAGGGCGGCATGGGCCCGCACGGCATGCTCATCGGCGCCACGGGCTCCGGCAAGAGCGAACTGCTGCGCACCCTCGTGCTGGGGCTCGCACTCAGCAACTCCTCCGAGACCCTCAACTTCGTCCTCGTCGACTTCAAGGGCGGAGCGACGTTCCTCGGTCTCGACGAACTGCCCCACACCTCCGCACTGATCACCAACCTCGCGGACGAAGTAGCCCTGGTCGAGAGGATGCAGGACGCCCTGCACGGCGAACTCATCCGCCGTCAGGAGCTGTTGCGGTCCGCGGGCAACTACATCTCGGCGCTGGAGTACGAGAAGGCCCGCGCCCAGGGCGCCGCGCTGGCGCCGCTGCCGAGCCTCTTCGTCGTCGTCGACGAGTTCAGCGAGCTGCTCGCCTCGCACCGCGAGTTCATGGACCTCTTCGTGATGATCGGCCGGCTCGGCAGGTCCCTCGGCGTGCACCTCCTGCTGGCATCCCAGCGCCTGGACGAGGGGCGTATGCACCAACTGGAGAGCCACCTCTCCTACCGCATCGGACTGCGCACCTTCTCGGCCATGGAGAGCCGGGGCGTGCTCGGTGTTCCGGACGCCTACCAGCTGCCGCCCCAGCCGGGCAGCGGTTTCCTCAAAAGCGGTGTCGAGGCACTGACCCGTTTCCGTGCCGCGTACGTCTCCGGCCCCTACCGCCAGCGCCGGGGCGCGGTCGCCCAGGCCCAGGTGGCGAGCCAGATCGTGCCGTGGTCCGCCGGCTGGGTGGTGCCCCGCACCCCCGCACCCGCGCCCGCCCCCATGACGCCCGAGGAAGAAGCGGAGAACCAGGAGACGCTGCTCTCGGCCGCCCTGGACCGGCTGCGCGACTCGGGGCCGCCCGCGCACGAGGTCTGGCTCCCGCCGCTCGGGCTGTCCCCGACCCTGGACGGTCTGCTCCCCGGTCTCGCCGCAGAGCCCGGCCGGGGGCTCGTCGCCTCCCGCTGGCCGGGTGCCGGCAGGCTCAGGGTCCCCGTGGGCCTGGTGGACAAGCCGTTCGACCAGCGCCGCGACCCGCTGGTGGTCGACCTGTCGGCGGGCGGCGGCCACGTCGCCATCGCCGGCGGCTCGCAGAGCGGGAAGTCGACCGTGCTGCGTACCCTCATCGCCTCACTGGCGCTCACCCACACACCCGCCGAAGTCCAGTTCTACTGCCTGGACTTCGGTGGAGGCTCGCTCTCGGCGCTCTCCGGGCTCCCGCACGTCGGCGGAGTCGCCGCCCGGCTGGACAGCGAACGCATCAGCCGCACGGTGGCCGAGGTGACCGCCGTGTTCAACCACCGCGAACAGTTCTTCCTCGACCACAGCATCGACTCCATGGCCACCTACCGTCGCAGGCGCGCCGGCGGGGAGTTCGCAGATGAGGAGCACGGTGACGTCTTCCTCGTCGTCGACGGCTGGTCGGCCGTCCGACAGAACTTCGACCACCTGCTGCCCACGTTCAACCAGATCGCGACCGGCGGTCTGAACTACGGAATCCACCTGATCGTCACCACCGCACGCTGGGTCGAACTCACCGCCCAGGTCCGCGACCAGGCCGCCACCCGCCTGGAGCTGCGGCTCGGCGACACCATGGACTCCGTGGTGGACATCCGCAAGGCCGCCGGCGTGCCCCGGCAGCAACCGGGCCGGGGCCTCACCGTCGACTCCAAGCTGCACTTCCTCACCGCACTGCCCCGTATCGACGGCAGCGAGGGTGCCGAGGACCTCACCGAAGGAGTGGAGGCCCTCGTGGAGCGCGTCGCGCGGGCGTGGACGGGACCGGTCGCCCCGCGGGTACGGATGCTTCCGCACCGATTGCCCGCCGCGGAACTCCCGGCCCCCGAACTCGACGAGGGGCGCCTGCGGTTCGCCCTCGGCCAGGACGAGGAGACCCTGTCCACCGTCTGGCACGACTTCAGTCGCACCCCGCACCTCGTCGCGGTCGGCGACACGGAGAGCGGGAAGACGAACCTGCTGCGCCTCGCCGCCGCGGCGATCACGGCCCGGTTCGCCCCGACCGAGGCCCGCATCCTGGTGGTCGACTACCGCCGCGAGCTGGTGGACGCGGTGCCCGCTGAGTACCGCCTCGGCCACGCCGTCGCGGTGGACGCGCTGAAGGAACTGGTCGGTGGTTCCGCGAAGGCGCTGGCCACCCGCCTGCCCGGGCAGGACATCACCCCCGCCCGGATGCGGCTGGCCGACTGGTGGTCGGGACCGCGTCTGTTCGTGCTCGTCGACGACTACGACATGGTCGGCGCGGGAACAGCTTTCGACCACCCCTTCGCGCCGCTCTTCGACCACTTGGCGCTCGGCCACGAGGTCGGCCTGCATCTGATCGTCGCCCGCTCGGCGACCGGGGCGGGAAGAGGACTCAACGACCAGCTGCTGCGAAGGCTGGACGAGGTGAACACGCCGGGACTCCTGATGTCCTGCCCGCCGTCCGAGGGTTACGTCTTCGGCAACATCAAGCCGAAGAACCTTCCGGCGGGGCGGGCCCAGTACATCGCCCGCCGCAAGGCGACACTGATCCAGACGGCCCTGGCTACCGAGGCCCCCGCCGACGGGGGAGCGGAGTAGGGGCGGTCGACGCCGGGACACCCGGCCTCTGCGCCGGGCCGTCTGCGCCGGGCCGTCTGCGCCGGGCCGTCTGCGCCGGGCCCTCTGCGCCGGGCCCTCTGCGCCGGGCCCTCTGCGCCGGGCTCTCCGCGCCGGTCGGTCCGCTCAGTCCGAGGAGGCCGCCCGGGCCTTGTCACCGGGCCCTCGCCAGCCCCGCGCCCGGCCGCGGGGCACCACGACCGCGGCCCACGCGACCAGCAGGACGACGACCGCCGCGACCGAGGCGATCAGCACGGCACGCCCCGCCGGGCCGGCTCCGGTGTCCTCGGGCAGCCGGAGAGCCGGGCCGGGCCGTTCGGCGGCCGGGGCCCTCGCGGCGACGGGCGCGTCCGCGACGCCGGTCACGGCCGCGTACGGGTCCAGGCGCGGCACCACGTCCGGGTAGGCCGTGGCCGTCAGCCGCCTCGCGGTCTGCTCCGCGCTCAGTTCAGGGTGCGCCGATCGCACCAGCGCGGCGGCACCGGCCGCGAAACCGGCCGCGAGGGAGGCGCCCGAACCGATGTAGTGGCCCGATCCCTCCGGCCCGATCCCGACCACTCCGTCACCGGGAGCGGCCAGGTCCGCCGAACCCGTCTCGTACGAGCCGGTGGGACGCTTGCCGTCGACGGCGACGTCCAGCACCGACAGCACCCCATCCTGCGCGGCGGGCCAGAAATCCCGGGGAGCGGGAGCGGCCGTCCCCGATGACTCGGAGCCGGTCGGCGCGTCCGGTACCGCCGCAGCCACGACCAGCACGTCGTGCGCCGCGGCCTCCCGCACGGCGGAGGTGAGAGCGGCCGACCCCGACGGCAGCGCGGCCGAGACCGAGACGACGTCGGCGCCCCGCGCGACCGCGGTACGGATGCCGGCAGCCACTGTCGCGGCGGTCGCCGTGCCCCGGGCGTCCGTACCGCGCACGCCGAGGACCCGCGTCTCCTGGGCCACCCCGGCGAATCCGATCCCCTCCGAGGCCGCCGCGGCGACCAGACCTGCGACGAACGTGCCGTGCCCCACGCAGTCCGCGCCCGCCGCGCCCGCCGCCGTGACGCGTCCCTTCAGCGAGGGCGCTTTGACCGACACGCCGGTGTCCACGACGGCGACCGTCACGCCGGAACCCGAGGCGAAACGCCAGGTGCGGGAGAGCTGCAGGCTCTGCTGCTCCCAGGGGACAGCCGTCGCCCGCGCCGGGGAGGACCTCCGGCACGCCTGGTTCTCGTCCAGCACGGAACTCAGTACGGGCAGTGCGACGGTCGTTCCGGAACCCGTTCCGTCCGCGACGGCCGGGGTCGCCGGCAGCACGACGAGGAAGGCGGCGAGCGGAGTCAGGAGGGGACGTGGCAGGCGGCGGCGACGCATGACGCGCATCCTATGCGGGACACCCCGGTGGTACGACGTCCGGTCCACCGGACCGGCCGCCCAACTCCGTTGTCATGGGGCGTTTTCGGCCGTCCGGACAGCACGAGGACGCCGCACGGCGACCTGGCCGGCCGGATCGACGAACCGATTCCGCCGTCCCGGAACGGATCTGACGGAGCGTGCCCCCGGCTCCGGGACAGGTACGGGAACGTCGCCCGCCCCTCACACCACGCCCGGGGCGCGGACCGTGACGTCCTCGGGCAGCAGCAGCCGGAGGTCGTCGAGGGTGGGGGCGGCCAGGGAACTGAGACGCCCCGCCTGCCGGGTGATCATGCCCTCCAGCACCTGCCGGGCGAGTCGCGCGTTGCCGAAGGACCGGTCGCGCGGCTGCCCGTCGAAGTGGGCGCGCAGGAGCGACCCCGTGCCCGGCCCGCACTCGTAGCCGCTCTCGGCCGCGTGCTGCCGGACGATGGTGACCAGTTCGTCGGAGGTGTAGTCCGCGAACTCCACCCGCCGTGAAAAGCGCGACGTCAGACCGGGGTTGGACGCGAGGAACCCCTCCATCTCCCGGGTGTAGCCGGCGACGATCACCA from the Streptomyces sp. NBC_01335 genome contains:
- the eccB gene encoding type VII secretion protein EccB, which gives rise to MQSKRDQAQAHSFIMGRLTSGMLLADPDAAESPLGRTTRGAVIGLVIAVLLSAGAVVFGLISPGGKDSWRSGDTLIVNKETGARYLFIGGRLRPVRNYSSALLIGGAGLATTSVGTASLRDTPVGATVGISGAPDTVPGTGELETGAWQVCSAVKAEAGPAGGRRDQAVTAVVTGAPVEAAPLGEGSAVVVRGPDEAMYLVWQGSRLRLDAKSGAVLSLGYGSVAPRPVSAAFLDALVAGPDLAPRAVPGLGSAGPSLGGSATRVGQVFTVRLPGSGTQQYQLRSEGLVPLTTTGTALVLGDPATREKAYGGGSPAARQIGADVLGDHQAPATASRGASVEGLPDSPPKAVSVADGSAVCTRVGTDAGGTRVTSAVVPVDSLTPVAQGTSDRASAPCLAVDAVVARPGHGVLVRALGAAGGRVGDTTYLVGDDGIKYRVADRAALDALGYGDVTAQYLPSPLLAMLATGPDLSTAAASGGAAPVTATSCGDTDPAAAGPPDGVRTAPGEENGPKTTGTG
- the eccD gene encoding type VII secretion integral membrane protein EccD, translated to MSESSVAGLCRLTVRAPARTIDLAVPADVPVADLLPTVLRYAGEEVEENGLEHDGWVLQLLGGKALDEESTLGALALKDGDVLYLRPHTDALPEVRLDDLVDGIAAVTRDRLHGWTPEAGRRLLRALIVVVLVVALLVLCRPGGSAAVRAATAGAVGLVLLAGAASAGRAVGDAATGATLAFMAAPCLALAGWLLPGGEITGPQGHEVFGARLLAAGAAWAGGAVLGLAMVAVYTPLFLASAVVALASAAAGALMTVLGLAVDDSAGAVAAVVVLFGGFVPALSFKLAGMRMPALPTNARELQEGIEPYGGPDVATRTELASKWMTALYAATGVICAGCLATLALNPDLPESLTAVALSLLLLMHGRGMVNVRQRLTLVVPGAWGAALLTLSLAGSAPSSDRPLLVVGLTALAAALAIATWTVPGRRMVPYWGRAAELLHSLLAIGLLPLTLWVLGVFGALRALTG
- the eccCa gene encoding type VII secretion protein EccCa; translated protein: MPEGELSLQEPPTLPETVPDTSAVWTYLPMAMMSVSMMLIFIRPGGSNGVFTYLALGMMVMASGAMMIGQVMRKSGDRKQRLRGERRDYLRYLSQTRRKVQRTVVEQQLALAWRHPAPATLRSMVRTTRLWERRTKDDDFGEVRVAVGDQQLSLRLTPLSTKPVEDLEPLCAHALRRFVRAYSSVPAQPIALYLRTWSRVLLRGDDRARRSMVRAAICQLATFHPPEELWIAVCVSDENRQEWEWAKWLPHNLHPQEQDGAGPARLIASTVADLEDLLGAEFAERPAFDPEALPGREEPFTVIVVDGATVPAGHRIDGPGFRNAVVLDLSGSLTWRPGRSGLRLDVTPDAVRLVRTDRARKEQTTLLGRPDSMGPVAAESLARMLAPYRMSLAADAAEPLATDVQLTTLLGIPDLHRHDPATFWQRSTGAARLRVPIAVGADGTPVELDIKESAQGGMGPHGMLIGATGSGKSELLRTLVLGLALSNSSETLNFVLVDFKGGATFLGLDELPHTSALITNLADEVALVERMQDALHGELIRRQELLRSAGNYISALEYEKARAQGAALAPLPSLFVVVDEFSELLASHREFMDLFVMIGRLGRSLGVHLLLASQRLDEGRMHQLESHLSYRIGLRTFSAMESRGVLGVPDAYQLPPQPGSGFLKSGVEALTRFRAAYVSGPYRQRRGAVAQAQVASQIVPWSAGWVVPRTPAPAPAPMTPEEEAENQETLLSAALDRLRDSGPPAHEVWLPPLGLSPTLDGLLPGLAAEPGRGLVASRWPGAGRLRVPVGLVDKPFDQRRDPLVVDLSAGGGHVAIAGGSQSGKSTVLRTLIASLALTHTPAEVQFYCLDFGGGSLSALSGLPHVGGVAARLDSERISRTVAEVTAVFNHREQFFLDHSIDSMATYRRRRAGGEFADEEHGDVFLVVDGWSAVRQNFDHLLPTFNQIATGGLNYGIHLIVTTARWVELTAQVRDQAATRLELRLGDTMDSVVDIRKAAGVPRQQPGRGLTVDSKLHFLTALPRIDGSEGAEDLTEGVEALVERVARAWTGPVAPRVRMLPHRLPAAELPAPELDEGRLRFALGQDEETLSTVWHDFSRTPHLVAVGDTESGKTNLLRLAAAAITARFAPTEARILVVDYRRELVDAVPAEYRLGHAVAVDALKELVGGSAKALATRLPGQDITPARMRLADWWSGPRLFVLVDDYDMVGAGTAFDHPFAPLFDHLALGHEVGLHLIVARSATGAGRGLNDQLLRRLDEVNTPGLLMSCPPSEGYVFGNIKPKNLPAGRAQYIARRKATLIQTALATEAPADGGAE
- a CDS encoding S8 family serine peptidase, with product MRVMRRRRLPRPLLTPLAAFLVVLPATPAVADGTGSGTTVALPVLSSVLDENQACRRSSPARATAVPWEQQSLQLSRTWRFASGSGVTVAVVDTGVSVKAPSLKGRVTAAGAAGADCVGHGTFVAGLVAAAASEGIGFAGVAQETRVLGVRGTDARGTATAATVAAGIRTAVARGADVVSVSAALPSGSAALTSAVREAAAHDVLVVAAAVPDAPTGSESSGTAAPAPRDFWPAAQDGVLSVLDVAVDGKRPTGSYETGSADLAAPGDGVVGIGPEGSGHYIGSGASLAAGFAAGAAALVRSAHPELSAEQTARRLTATAYPDVVPRLDPYAAVTGVADAPVAARAPAAERPGPALRLPEDTGAGPAGRAVLIASVAAVVVLLVAWAAVVVPRGRARGWRGPGDKARAASSD